A DNA window from Shewanella baltica contains the following coding sequences:
- a CDS encoding thymidine kinase, with translation MAQLYFYYSSMNAGKSTSLLQSSYNYRERGMNTLVMTASIDDRYGKGKVASRIGIETEAQVFSSQDDLTQMISDVHQATPLSCVLVDECQFLSKEQVKQLTHVVDNIDIPVLCYGLRTDFQGELFSGSHYLLAWADKLVELKTICHCGRKANMVVRLDGDGKVMREGEQVAIGGNESYESVCRKHFREFIWD, from the coding sequence TTGGCTCAATTGTATTTTTATTATTCGTCGATGAACGCGGGTAAATCCACTTCCCTATTACAGTCATCCTATAACTACCGAGAACGCGGTATGAATACCTTGGTGATGACAGCCTCCATAGATGACAGATATGGCAAAGGTAAAGTGGCTTCGCGTATCGGCATTGAAACCGAAGCACAGGTTTTTAGTAGCCAAGATGATCTGACTCAGATGATTAGCGATGTGCATCAAGCCACGCCATTAAGTTGTGTGTTGGTGGATGAGTGCCAGTTTTTAAGTAAAGAACAGGTAAAGCAGCTGACGCATGTGGTCGATAATATTGATATTCCCGTACTCTGCTATGGCCTAAGAACCGATTTCCAAGGTGAACTCTTTAGCGGCAGTCATTATTTATTAGCGTGGGCCGATAAGTTGGTTGAGCTGAAAACCATTTGCCATTGTGGCCGCAAAGCCAACATGGTGGTGCGCCTCGACGGTGACGGCAAAGTGATGCGCGAGGGCGAGCAAGTGGCGATTGGCGGTAATGAAAGCTATGAGTCCGTTTGCCGTAAACATTTTCGTGAGTTTATCTGGGATTAG
- a CDS encoding transglycosylase domain-containing protein, which translates to MPNSPSEMKFENYRPRPPQPEPKVKVKTPRKARSKGRVWFLFFILICCIALLIGLEVKTSFYQAKYINQYAKTLTYELENSPSTAVIYPSYGPFDERHGYSKLPLYIDRLMQRNFQVTQQVAFSPALQEYAQLGFFPPYHEKAQSGLTLLDCRNTDLYEFAYPKRVYQDDDKIPNEIVNTLLFIENRELWTTEDKLNPVIDWPRFVVAGMSQIAEMVGMNVSTAGGSTLATQIEKFRHSSQGLTLSIKDKLLQIGSASVRVYQQGENTEPARKRIVQDYLNTVPLSSAPNHGEVHGIGDGLWAWFGTDFDTANKLLASPQIKGNAAKRGQVFRQVVALMIAQRRPSYYLLQGHEDLENLVDSHIRLLGQYYLIDRGLRDAALAQKLQFRVTKPQRNTQSGADKGVNTVRIRTAGMLNVGLYDLDRLDLTVNSSLHSDLQQQVSHYLRSLAQVSTAEQVGLLGERLLEPSQLQNVLYSFTLYERTDTANRVRVQTDSTDQPFDINEGSKLELGSTAKLRVMATYLEIIAEIHEKYSKKHGIELESIIIEPRDHLTRWAIDYLIVNPDRRLDRMLDAALQREYSASTSEQFFTGGGLHVFNNFKKSEDVKTPTLYQALQDSINLPFVRLMRDIVNYSSSMQNEGNMAQLLRNDKDPRRDEYLRVFADREGNTFVTKFYRKYKKVAANERFGMFFDGLSQSEQQLTSAYRYLLPDEPMSAFKAFLQQRLPQVSYTDGRIKSLYNKYGPDKYNLPDQGYIARVHPLELWVLDYLNHNPDANLNDVKQASEAQRQEVYRWLFRTRHKNARDVRVQVMLEVEAFLDIHQRWARLGYPFDAMVPSLGSALGSSGDRPAALAELMGIIQNDGYRLPTVRINQLHFAADTPYEVTLENQNTQGERVMRHEVAQALKAALANVVQNGTARRLKGIFTDEKGEMLAIGGKTGTGDNRIVTQMQQGKKVATTAMNRTATFVFYLGDKYFGTLTAFVPGSKSDDFSFTSALPLQVMKGMMPILSPYVKTEQGMCVVNE; encoded by the coding sequence TTGCCTAATTCCCCGTCAGAGATGAAGTTCGAAAATTATCGTCCTCGTCCACCACAACCTGAACCTAAGGTAAAGGTTAAGACTCCGCGTAAAGCCAGATCAAAGGGCAGAGTCTGGTTCTTATTTTTTATTTTGATTTGCTGTATCGCATTATTGATTGGCCTTGAAGTGAAAACCTCGTTTTATCAAGCCAAATATATCAATCAATATGCTAAGACGCTCACCTATGAATTAGAAAACTCACCGAGCACAGCGGTGATTTATCCAAGTTATGGCCCTTTCGATGAGCGCCATGGCTATAGCAAGTTACCCCTGTATATCGACCGATTAATGCAACGGAATTTTCAGGTGACGCAGCAAGTGGCGTTTTCGCCTGCCTTGCAGGAATACGCGCAGCTGGGATTTTTCCCGCCTTATCACGAAAAGGCACAATCTGGCTTAACGTTGCTTGATTGTCGCAATACCGATTTGTACGAGTTCGCCTATCCTAAGCGGGTTTATCAGGACGACGATAAGATCCCCAATGAAATCGTTAATACCTTATTGTTTATTGAAAACCGCGAGTTATGGACCACGGAAGATAAACTCAATCCCGTGATCGACTGGCCACGTTTTGTGGTGGCGGGGATGAGCCAAATTGCAGAGATGGTCGGCATGAATGTGTCTACCGCCGGTGGCAGTACGCTGGCGACTCAGATTGAAAAATTCCGCCATTCTTCCCAAGGCTTAACCTTAAGCATCAAGGATAAGTTACTGCAAATTGGCTCGGCCAGTGTGCGCGTGTACCAGCAAGGTGAGAATACCGAACCCGCTCGTAAGCGCATCGTCCAAGATTATTTAAACACAGTGCCATTATCCTCGGCGCCAAATCATGGTGAAGTGCATGGTATTGGTGATGGGCTGTGGGCTTGGTTTGGCACCGATTTCGATACCGCAAACAAGCTGTTAGCATCGCCACAAATCAAGGGGAATGCCGCCAAGCGTGGACAAGTATTCCGCCAAGTGGTTGCGCTGATGATCGCCCAGCGTCGCCCTTCATACTATTTATTGCAAGGTCATGAAGATCTTGAAAATTTAGTCGATAGCCATATCCGCTTACTCGGCCAATATTACCTTATTGACCGCGGTCTGCGTGATGCCGCACTCGCGCAGAAATTGCAGTTTAGGGTCACTAAGCCGCAACGAAATACGCAATCGGGCGCCGATAAGGGCGTGAATACAGTGCGTATTCGTACCGCGGGCATGTTAAATGTGGGGCTGTACGATTTAGACCGACTCGACTTAACAGTAAACAGTAGCTTACACAGTGATTTACAGCAGCAAGTGAGTCACTACTTACGCAGCCTGGCGCAAGTGTCGACCGCTGAGCAAGTGGGTTTATTGGGCGAGCGTTTACTCGAGCCAAGCCAACTGCAAAACGTGCTGTATAGCTTTACGCTTTACGAGCGTACCGACACCGCCAACCGAGTCCGCGTGCAGACCGACAGTACCGACCAACCCTTTGATATCAACGAAGGCAGTAAGTTGGAACTGGGTTCAACCGCTAAATTGCGGGTGATGGCGACCTACTTAGAAATCATCGCTGAGATCCACGAAAAATATTCGAAAAAACATGGTATTGAACTGGAATCTATCATTATCGAACCTAGGGATCACTTAACCCGCTGGGCGATTGATTACTTGATTGTGAATCCTGATAGACGTTTAGATCGCATGTTAGATGCAGCGCTACAGCGGGAATATTCTGCCTCAACCAGTGAGCAGTTCTTTACCGGTGGTGGTTTGCATGTGTTTAATAACTTTAAAAAATCGGAAGATGTTAAGACTCCGACACTTTATCAAGCTTTGCAGGATTCGATTAACTTGCCGTTTGTGCGCCTCATGCGCGACATAGTCAATTACAGCAGCAGTATGCAAAATGAGGGCAATATGGCCCAGTTGCTGCGTAATGATAAAGATCCGCGCCGCGACGAATACCTGCGGGTATTTGCCGATAGAGAGGGTAATACCTTCGTCACTAAGTTTTATCGCAAGTATAAAAAAGTGGCCGCGAATGAGCGTTTTGGGATGTTCTTCGACGGTTTATCCCAGTCGGAGCAACAATTAACGTCGGCGTATCGCTACCTCTTGCCCGATGAACCTATGTCGGCATTTAAGGCTTTTCTGCAGCAAAGATTGCCGCAGGTGAGTTATACAGATGGTCGTATTAAGAGCTTATATAACAAGTACGGCCCTGATAAATATAACCTGCCGGATCAAGGTTATATCGCACGGGTGCATCCGTTGGAATTGTGGGTGCTGGATTATCTTAATCATAATCCCGATGCGAATTTGAACGATGTGAAACAGGCGAGTGAAGCACAACGCCAAGAGGTTTACCGTTGGTTATTTAGGACGCGACATAAAAACGCCCGTGACGTTCGAGTGCAAGTGATGCTTGAAGTGGAAGCCTTCCTCGACATACATCAGCGTTGGGCCCGTTTAGGTTACCCCTTTGATGCTATGGTGCCATCCTTAGGTTCGGCGCTCGGCAGCTCGGGTGATAGACCTGCGGCTTTAGCCGAACTCATGGGCATTATTCAGAATGATGGTTATCGTTTGCCTACCGTGCGTATCAATCAGCTGCATTTTGCCGCGGATACACCATACGAAGTGACGCTGGAGAATCAGAACACCCAAGGTGAGCGAGTCATGCGCCATGAAGTCGCGCAAGCCCTAAAAGCTGCACTGGCGAACGTAGTGCAAAACGGTACTGCCCGTCGTTTGAAGGGTATTTTTACCGATGAAAAAGGCGAGATGTTAGCCATAGGCGGGAAAACCGGCACCGGTGATAACCGTATCGTGACTCAGATGCAGCAAGGTAAAAAAGTGGCGACGACTGCCATGAACCGCACCGCGACCTTCGTGTTTTATCTGGGGGATAAATACTTCGGCACTTTGACGGCCTTCGTGCCCGGCAGTAAATCCGATGATTTTAGTTTTACTTCGGCGCTGCCATTACAAGTGATGAAAGGCATGATGCCTATTCTGTCTCCCTATGTGAAAACCGAGCAGGGTATGTGCGTGGTAAACGAATAA